In Saccharomyces eubayanus strain FM1318 chromosome XV, whole genome shotgun sequence, a single window of DNA contains:
- the PFA4 gene encoding palmitoyltransferase PFA4 has product MAVKLKWPWLGIAIPTFLISFIGYGAHYFILSNFLSTLKQIAFESSLLMIWVSYYLAIYTNPGRPSPTYQPSPSVWSNYCKKCQNYKPERSHHCKACNQCVLMMDHHCPWTMNCVGFKNYPHFLRFVFWVITTTGVLFWIQVKRVCFIWQQRHLPGYLFKKSELLFLTILTPMNFFVLFTITILFLRCVFNQIINGRSQIESWDMDRLESLFDSQRLIKKLIENTWKIHPEAKSPQLERDAENLLTQHRIRFEEVVNFPYNIDLFTNAIIYLGPLHLWLWPFGAPTGDGNSFPKNDISKYEVNSSLEDIMLSLPWPPDGGKIKTVSNXSNLAIETFNEGGEQVVRSRIAQSGRSAIREKWYNDWGESLDDFGVDVDME; this is encoded by the coding sequence ATGGCTGTGAAATTGAAATGGCCTTGGTTAGGGATCGCAATCCCGACGTTCTTAATATCGTTTATAGGTTATGGGGCTCATTACTtcattttatcaaattttttatcaacATTGAAACAAATAGCATTCGAATCATCTTTACTGATGATATGGGTATCCTACTATTTGGCTATCTACACGAATCCAGGAAGGCCTTCGCCTACTTACCAGCCAAGCCCTAGTGTCTGGTCAAACTACTGTAAGAAGTGCCAAAACTATAAGCCAGAACGTTCTCACCATTGTAAAGCTTGTAATCAATGCGTTTTAATGATGGATCATCATTGCCCGTGGACGATGAATTGTGTTGGCTTCAAAAATTATCCGCATTTTCTAAGATTCGTATTTTGGGTCATTACAACAACCggtgttttgttttggatACAAGTTAAACGTGTATGTTTTATTTGGCAGCAAAGACACTTGCCTGGatatttattcaaaaagtcAGAACTACTATTTTTAACCATATTAACTCCTATGaatttctttgttctttttacGATAACAATTCTTTTCCTACGATGTGTATTcaatcaaataataaatggAAGATCTCAAATTGAATCCTGGGACATGGATAGGCTAGAATCGCTATTCGACTCTCAAAGATTGATTAAGAAATTGATCGAAAATACTTGGAAGATCCATCCTGAGGCGAAATCACCCCAACTTGAAAGAGATGCTGAAAATTTGCTGACGCAACATAGGATCCGTTTTGAGGAAGTTGTAAACTTCCCTTATAATATTGATTTGTTCACCAATGCAATAATATATCTTGGTCCCCTCCATCTATGGCTATGGCCATTTGGTGCTCCTACAGGAGATGGAAATagctttccaaagaatGATATTTCCAAATATGAAGTTAACTCTTCATTAGAAGATATTATGCTCTCGCTTCCCTGGCCGCCAGATGGCGGTAAAATTAAAACTGTTTCTAATYATAGCAATTTAGCAATAGAGACGTTCAATGAAGGTGGCGAGCAAGTGGTGAGAAGCAGAATTGCCCAAAGTGGTAGATCTGCTATTCGTGAAAAGTGGTATAACGATTGGGGGGAATCTTTAGACGACTTTGGAGTCGACGTTGATATGGAATAG
- the IZH2 gene encoding PAQR-type receptor, protein MIHIGREAFEMSTLLERTNSVQELKKRAAGNTSANPAEVAEAKKVLKRVYSWDEIPEWQRDNDFILHGYVKETSSFVDTFKSLFYMHNESVNIYSHLIPAVGFLTVLLLDKTTITVFETTTWLDHMMIDLFFSGAFACLILSSSFHCFKSHSLRIATLGNKLDYLGICILIVTSMVSILYYGYYDKFPVFCLFALITLSFGVACSVVSLKDKFRKREWRPYRAGLFVCFGLSSIVPIFSGLYYYSFSEIWNQIQLFWVLLGGGLYIIGAVLYGMRFPEKVYPGRFDIWGHSHQLFHFLVVIAALCHMRGVLNSYELVHIKMQNGIVS, encoded by the coding sequence ATGATTCATATTGGTAGAGAAGCGTTCGAAATGTCAACTTTACTAGAGAGGACTAACAGCGTCCAAGAATTAAAGAAGAGAGCTGCAGGGAACACATCCGCAAATCCCGCAGAAGTCGCAGAAGCAAAGAAAGTGCTAAAGAGAGTCTACAGTTGGGACGAAATTCCAGAATGGCAAAGGGATAATGACTTTATTTTGCATGGGTACGTGAAGGAAACTAGTAGTTTTGTTGAtactttcaaaagtttATTCTACATGCATAATGAAAGTGTCAATATTTATTCACATTTAATCCCCGCAGTCGGGTTTCTCACAGTTCTGTTGCTAGATAAAACGACTATTACAGTGTTTGAGACTACCACATGGCTTGATCATATGATGATTGACCTATTTTTTTCGGGGGCATTTGCATGTTTGATACTGAGTAGTTCCTTTCACTGTTTCAAGAGCCATTCCTTGAGAATTGCTACTTTGGGTAATAAGCTGGACTATCTCGGTATTTGCATATTGATTGTAACATCCATGGTCAGCATTTTATATTACGGTTACTACGATAAATTCCCCGTATTCTGTTTATTTGCGCTTATTACTCTCAGCTTTGGTGTTGCATGTAGTGTagtttctttgaaagataaGTTTAGGAAAAGAGAATGGAGACCTTATAGAGCCGGACTATTTGTTTGCTTCGGATTATCTTCGATTGTTCCGATTTTTAGTGGCCTTTACTATTATAGTTTTTCAGAAATCTGGAATCAAATTCAACTATTTTGGGTGCTGCTTGGAGGtggtttatatataatcGGTGCCGTCCTTTATGGGATGCGGTTCCCCGAGAAGGTTTATCCTGGCAGATTTGATATCTGGGGACATTCTCATCAACtcttccattttttggttgttATCGCAGCCTTATGTCACATGAGAGGTGTGTTGAATAGTTATGAGTTAGTCCATATAAAGATGCAAAATGGAATTGTCTCATAG
- the PHO80 gene encoding Pho80p, which yields MERPVRDQSEDTQEDQSIPKIILPSEFKKCSRTDLVVLISRMLVSLIAINENSSTKKPDDQITLTRYHSKIPPNISIFNYFIRLTKFSSLEHCVLITSLYYIDLLQTAYPDFTLNSLTAHRFLLTATTVAAKGLCDSFSTNAHYAKVGGVRCHELNILENDFLKRVNYRIIPRDHNITLCSVEQKQKKFVIDKNALGSVDLSCYSYANRLKSGYNVLDKYYQRIVQLVGSFNASPDKSKRIDYVLPSNFNEDNESGTRLQQPKASPESHYSQKRISEAEDASKYNKRSKPD from the coding sequence ATGGAAAGACCAGTGAGAGACCAATCCGAAGATACACAAGAGGATCAGAGTAttccaaaaataattcTGCCCTCcgagttcaaaaaatgttcTAGAACAGATCTTGTAGTACTCATATCACGGATGCTAGTATCACTCATAGCAATTAACGAAAATTCCTCAACCAAAAAACCTGATGACCAAATAACTTTAACGAGATACCATTCCAAGATTCCACCAAACATATCAATCTTCAACTACTTCATACGACTGACTAAATTCTCTTCTCTGGAACATTGCGTTCTTATAACATCACTTTATTATATTGATTTACTACAGACCGCGTATCCAGATTTTACACTAAATTCTTTGACCGCCCATAGGTTTTTATTGACAGCTACTACGGTAGCAGCAAAAGGCTTGTGCGATTCATTCTCTACTAATGCTCATTATGCAAAAGTTGGTGGAGTACGATGTCATGAGTTGAATATCCTAGAAAACGATTTTCTAAAGAGAGTAAACTACAGAATAATTCCTAGAGATCATAATATTACGTTATGTAGCGTAgaacaaaaacagaaaaaatttgttatAGATAAAAACGCATTAGGGTCTGTTGATTTGAGTTGTTATTCTTATGCTAATCGTTTGAAAAGCGGTTATAATGTTCTAGACAAATACTATCAAAGAATAGTTCAGTTGGTAGGTTCTTTTAATGCTTCACCAGATAAAAGTAAGAGAATTGACTATGTTCTCCCGTCCAATtttaatgaagataatgaaagTGGTACTCGACTTCAGCAACCCAAAGCATCACCTGAATCTCACTATTCACAAAAACGAATCTCTGAAGCAGAGGACGCGAGTAAGTATAATAAACGCTCAAAGCCAGATTAA
- the RRP6 gene encoding exosome nuclease subunit RRP6, whose translation MRHEDQTAFNQDVSNTYAMASENPDVLLSKIVNVIRAASSLAAQDVDFYRNLDRDFSNILQSKSNKLTEMVNGIVHSIDEHHDSLELKEEEISDLWKDFGNIMDNLLEKSDHSLDNLNRTSNSNNSAADLQYLGDFSGKDSHPTKRVEKPQLKFRTPIDNSESHPFLPLLKEKPNALKPLSDSLRMIETEENSPGHYPHPYEYEIDHQEYNSSILQIKQEIPSKSWDASEPIWIDSKAKLDSMLEHLKNAQEIAVDLEHHDYRSYYGIVCLMQISTREQDYLVDTIELREDLHILNEVFTDPLIVKVFHGAFMDIIWLQRDLGLYVVGLFDTYHASKAIGLPRHSLAYLLENFANFKTSKKYQLADWRIRPLSKPMTAYARADTHFLLNIYDQLRNKLIESNKLAGVLYESRNVAKRRFEYSKYRPITPSSKVYSPTEKENPWRVLMYQYNIAPEREELVKALYEWRDVIARRDDESPRFIMPNQLLAALVAYTPTDVIGVVSLTNGVTDHVRQNATILANLIKSTLRSMKDTHKESAAIVSSELKSNSASLEAITVPQIRNIMDRFSVFSSNSVTEDRSMDSTTSSILLGKILPHEEGDVVYEDRGIPHKVEVEDVRGRAQRFNSALAALEDIKFEVEKPVDVEKSEKVKIETTPEPQTKTENPDEVIVLKKKQIHKKEAAKRSSAAAEEAVDYSKMPDVLSNKPGQNNRQQRKRRFDPSFNESEGPRAPKKKRPTTRGKNVSFKR comes from the coding sequence ATGCGACACGAAGATCAGACAGCTTTTAATCAAGACGTATCAAATACATACGCTATGGCCTCCGAAAATCCAGATGtgcttctttcaaagataGTTAATGTGATAAGAGCTGCATCTTCATTAGCTGCCCAAGATGTTGATTTTTACAGAAATCTGGATAGAGATTTTAGTAATATTTTGCAATCAAAATCGAACAAGCTTACTGAAATGGTGAATGGAATCGTCCATTCTATTGATGAGCATCATGACTCTCTTGAActaaaagaggaagaaataAGTGATTTATGGAAAGATTTTGGAAATATAATGGACAACTTGTTGGAAAAGTCAGATCATTCGTTAGACAATTTAAACCGCACTTCCAACTCCAATAACAGTGCGGCCGATCTCCAATACTTGGGTGATTTTTCAGGAAAGGACTCACATCCAACAAAGAGAGTTGAGAAACCTCAGTTGAAGTTTAGAACACCAATTGATAACAGTGAAAGTCATCCATTCCTACCTTTACTTAAGGAGAAGCCAAATGCTTTAAAGCCGCTTTCCGATAGTTTACGGATGATTGAGACTGAAGAAAATAGCCCCGGTCATTATCCTCACCCATATGAGTATGAAATTGACCACCAAGAATATAACTCAAGTATCCTTCaaattaaacaagaaataccCTCCAAATCTTGGGATGCTTCGGAACCAATATGGATAGATTCGAAGGCAAAGCTCGATTCAATGCTAGAGCATTTAAAAAATGCACAAGAAATCGCTGTTGATCTTGAGCATCACGATTATAGGTCATACTATGGTATTGTCTGCCTCATGCAGATTAGTACTAGGGAGCAAGACTATTTAGTTGACACTATTGAACTTCGCGAGGATTTACATATTCTAAATGAAGTATTTACAGATCCATTAATTGTGAAAGTATTTCACGGTGCTTTTATGGATATTATTTGGCTTCAAAGAGATTTAGGATTATACGTCGTTGGTCTGTTTGATACTTACCACGCCTCTAAGGCTATAGGACTTCCTAGGCACAGTTTAGCCTATCTGTTGGAGAATTTCgccaatttcaaaacatcaaagaaataccAGCTGGCTGACTGGCGTATAAGACCACTCTCAAAACCCATGACCGCGTATGCTAGGGCAGATACCCATTTCTTActaaatatatatgatCAGCTAAGAAACAAGCTTATTGAATCTAATAAGTTAGCCGGTGTTCTTTATGAATCAAGAAATGTGGCTAAAAGGCGTTTTGAATATTCCAAGTATAGGCCAATAACGCcctcttcaaaagtttATTCTCCAACCGAAAAGGAGAATCCTTGGAGAGTGTTGATGTATCAGTACAATATTGCTCCCGAGAGAGAGGAATTAGTAAAAGCTCTATATGAGTGGAGAGACGTTATAGCAAGACGAGATGATGAATCGCCGAGATTTATCATGCCAAATCAGCTGTTGGCCGCGCTCGTTGCATATACACCCACTGATGTTATAGGTGTTGTTTCTCTGACGAATGGTGTAACAGACCATGTTCGTCAAAATGCGACAATACTGGCCAATTTGATCAAGAGTACACTAAGAAGTATGAAGGACACTCATAAGGAAAGCGCTGCAATTGTGTCGTCTGAGCTTAAGTCCAATAGCGCTTCGTTAGAAGCTATCACAGTTCCTCAAATTCGTAACATTATGGATAGATTTTCAGTATTTTCCAGCAACAGCGTTACGGAGGATCGAAGCATGGATAGTACTACATCTTCCATTCTTTTAGGTAAGATTTTACCACATGAAGAGGGTGATGTTGTGTATGAGGACAGAGGCATACCGCATAAAGTTGAGGTTGAAGATGTGAGAGGCCGGGCTCAAAGATTCAATTCTGCATTAGCAGCGTTGGAAGACATCAAATTTGAGGTAGAAAAGCCAGTCGACGTAGAAAAGAGCGAAAAGGTGAAAATTGAAACTACACCTGAGCCTCAAACTAAAACCGAGAATCCTGACGAAgttattgttttgaagaaaaaacagatACATAAGAAGGAGGCAGCGAAAAGGAGTAGTGCGGCAGCCGAAGAAGCTGTTGATTACTCTAAAATGCCTGATGTCTTATCCAATAAACCAGGGCAAAATAATAGGCAAcagaggaaaagaagattcGATCCATCCTTTAACGAAAGTGAGGGACCAAGAGCtccgaaaaagaaaagacctACGACCAGGGGTAAGAACGTATCTTTTAAAAGGTGA
- the ALG6 gene encoding dolichyl-P-Glc:Man(9)GlcNAc(2)-PP-dolichol alpha-1,3-glucosyltransferase yields MAIGKRLLVNKPAEESFYASPMYDFLYPFRPVGNQWLPEYIIFVCAVIVRCAIGLGPYSGKSTPPLHGDFEAQRHWMEITQHLPLSKWYWYDLQYWGLDYPPLTAFHSYLLGLIGTFFNPSWFALDKSRGFESPDNGLKTYMRSTVIISDILFYFPAVIYFTKWLGRYRNQSPIGQSIAAAAILFQPSLMLIDHGHFQYNSVMLGLTAYAINNLLDEYYAMAAMCFVLSICFKQMALYYAPIFFAYLLSRSLLFPKFNIARLTVIAFATLATFALMFAPLYFLGGGLRNIYQCIHRMFPFARGIFEDKVANFWCVTNIFVKYKERFSIQQLQLYSLVATVLGFLPAMMMTLLHPKKHLLPYVLIACSMSFFLFSFQVHEKTILVPLLPITLLYSSTDWNVLSLVSWINNVALFTLWPLLKKDGLHLQYVVSFLLTNWLIGNFSFITPRFLPKSLTPGPSISSINSDYRRRSLLPYNVVWKSFIIGTYIAMGLYHFLDLFVAPPTKYPDLWVLLNCAVGFICFSIFWVWSYYKIFTSGNKSMKDL; encoded by the coding sequence ATGGCCATTGGTAAAAGGTTACTGGTGAACAAGCCAGCAGAGGAATCATTTTATGCTTCCCCGATGTATGATTTTCTGTATCCATTCAGGCCAGTTGGAAATCAATGGCTGCCAGAGTACATCATTTTCGTATGCGCCGTTATAGTAAGATGCGCAATTGGACTTGGACCATATTCTGGAAAGTCCACTCCGCCCCTGCACGGTGATTTTGAAGCTCAAAGGCACTGGATGGAAATCACACAGCACTTACCACTCTCCAAATGGTACTGGTATGACTTACAATACTGGGGCTTGGACTATCCGCCATTAACAGCTTTCCACTCTTACCTTTTAGGTCTTATTGGGACCTTTTTCAATCCATCATGGTTTGCTCTTGACAAGTCTCGTGGGTTTGAATCCCCTGATAATGGCCTAAAAACTTACATGCGTTCTACTGTCATCATCAGTGACATATTATTCTATTTTCCAGCAGTTATATATTTCACCAAATGGCTTGGTAGATACCGAAACCAGTCACCAATAGGGCAGTCTATTGCGGCGGCAGCAATACTGTTCCAACCTTCGTTAATGCTCATTGACCATGGGCACTTCCAATATAATTCAGTTATGCTCGGTCTCACTGCATATGCCATAAATAACCTGCTAGACGAATATTATGCTATGGCTGCAATGTGCTTTGTCCTGTCCATCTGTTTCAAACAAATGGCACTGTACTATGcaccaatttttttcgcCTATCTATTAAGTCGATCATTATTGTTCCCAAAGTTCAATATAGCGCGGTTAACAGTTATTGCGTTTGCAACACTCGCAACCTTTGCTTTAATGTTTGCACCACTTTATTTCCTAGGAGGAGGACTAAGAAATATTTACCAGTGCATTCACAGGATGTTTCCGTTCGCTAGAGGTATTTTCGAAGACAAAGTTGCAAATTTTTGGTGCGTTACCAACATATTTGTGAAGTACAAGGAAAGATTTAGTATTCAGCAACTCCAACTATATTCCCTAGTTGCCACAGTTCTCGGTTTTTTACCGGCTATGATGATGACATTATTACACCCAAAGAAGCATCTTCTTCCATATGTACTAATCGCATGTTCTATGTcgttctttctcttcagTTTTCAGGTTCACGAGAAAACTATTTTAGTTCCACTTTTACCTATTACATTACTCTATTCTTCTACTGATTGGAATGTTTTATCTTTAGTAAGTTGGATAAACAATGTTGCTTTGTTCACTTTATGGcctttattgaaaaaggacGGTCTTCATTTACAGTACGTTGTGTCTTTTCTACTAACCAATTGGCTGATTGGAAACTTCAGTTTTATTACACCAAGATTCTTGCCAAAATCCTTAACTCCTGGTCCATCCATTAGTAGTATCAATAGCGAttacagaagaagaagtctGTTGCCCTATAATGTGGTATGGAAAAGTTTTATTATAGGAACGTATATCGCCATGGGCTTATATCATTTCTTAGATCTATTTGTAGCGCCTCCAACGAAATATCCGGACTTGTGGGTGCTGTTAAATTGTGCTGTAGGGTTTATCTGTTTCAGCATATTTTGGGTATGGTCTTACTACAAGATATTTACATCTGGAAATAAATCAATGAAGGACTTGTAA
- the YSP3 gene encoding putative subtilisin-like protease YSP3, whose amino-acid sequence MKLSTVLLALCAGCSLCMFIPGFDGIVHFTESNEDFRNAKGQKGLGQQETGNFHLQEQKVIQKAESLPYRYIIAFREDGSLQCIESHKRMIQEMQKESVSKLAKDDAFLVTISTSAPSHLQFGGIDSFFDINGLFRGYTGYFTEEVIKRVLQDPIIKFIEQESTVKASNSSSQEEAPWGLHRISHREKAKYGQDLEYLYDDAAGRGVKSYVLDTGIDIDHEDFEGRAVWGAVIPDNDEASDLNGHGTHCAGIIGSRHFGVTKNTNLVAVKVLRSNGEGTVSDVIKGIEFVVQDHIDSSKKGGPKFKGSTANLSLGSSKSPAMEMAVDAAVESGVHFAIAAGNEDEDACLSSPAGAEKSITVGASTFSDDRAFFSDWGTCVDVFAPGVNILSTYIGSRNASLSLSGTSMAAPHVAGILSYFLSLQPSSDSDFFDGTVSPQQLKEKIINFSTQGVLGDVGEETPNRLIYNGGGKKLDNFW is encoded by the coding sequence ATGAAGCTTTCAACCGTCTTACTTGCTCTTTGTGCAGGTTGTAGTCTATGTATGTTCATCCCTGGCTTCGACGGGATAGTTCATTTTACTGAAAGCAATGAAGATTTCCGCAATGCAAAGGGCCAGAAAGGTTTAGGTCAACAGGAGACTGGGAACTTTCATTTACAGGAACAAAAGGTCATCCAAAAGGCAGAGTCGCTTCCTTATCGATATATTATAGCCTTCCGTGAAGATGGTTCCTTGCAGTGCATTGAATCGCACAAACGAATGATCCAGGAGATGCAGAAGGAGTCTGTAAGTAAGCTTGCAAAAGACGATGCCTTTTTAGTGACAATTTCAACTTCAGCACCCTCTCATTTGCAATTTGGAGGTATTGATAGCTTTTTTGATATAAACGGTCTATTTCGAGGTTATACTGGCTATTTCACCGAAGAAGTCATTAAGAGAGTTCTCCAAGATCCAATTATTAAATTTATCGAACAAGAAAGCACGGTGAAAgcttcaaattcatcatctCAAGAGGAAGCTCCTTGGGGATTGCATAGGATTTCTCAcagagaaaaagcaaaatacGGTCAAGATTTGGAGTATTTATATGACGATGCTGCAGGAAGAGGAGTCAAATCTTATGTCCTCGATACAGGGATTGACATCGACCACGAAGATTTCGAGGGGCGTGCTGTATGGGGAGCCGTTATACCTGATAACGATGAGGCTTCTGATTTGAACGGCCATGGGACACATTGTGCTGGGATCATTGGTTCCAGGCATTTTGGCGTGACTAAGAATACGAATCTTGTAGCAGTAAAAGTTCTCCGTTCGAATGGAGAAGGGACGGTGTCAGACGTTATCAAGGGTATCGAATTTGTTGTTCAGGACCACATAGATTCATCAAAGAAAGGAGGCCCCAAGTTCAAAGGATCTACTGCTAACCTATCCTTGGGAAGTAGTAAATCACCTGCAATGGAAATGGCTGTGGACGCAGCCGTAGAAAGTGGTGTTCATTTCGCTATCGCAGCGGGgaacgaagatgaagatgccTGTTTGAGCTCACCAGCCGGTGCTGAAAAAAGCATTACCGTTGGAGCTTCAACATTCAGTGATGATAGAGCATTTTTTTCGGATTGGGGTACGTGTGTTGATGTGTTTGCTCCGGGTGTAAATATTTTATCTACCTATATTGGCTCGAGAAATGCAAGTTTGAGTTTATCAGGCACCTCAATGGCTGCACCTCACGTTGCTGGTATTTTGAGTTACTTTCTTTCATTACAACCTAGCTCAGATAGTGATTTTTTCGATGGCACTGTTTCACCTCAACAATTGAAggagaaaataataaattttaGTACGCAGGGTGTTTTGGGTGATGTCGGTGAAGAGACGCCTAATAGATTAATATACAATGGAGGGGGCAAGAAATTGGATAATTTTTGGTAG
- the UTP23 gene encoding rRNA-binding ribosome biosynthesis protein UTP23, giving the protein MRQKRAKSYRKQLLVYSHTFKFREPYQVLVDNQLVSECNGSNFDLPSGLKRTLQADVKVMITQCCIQALYETRNEGAIDLAKQFERRRCNHSFKDPKSPAECIQSVVNVNGANKHRYVVASQDIDLRRKLRTVPGVPLIHLTRSVMIMEPLSTASAKASKMTEEQKLYKGLNDPNIEKAEANSKGSEKESTPKKRKAGPKAPNPLSMKKKKKSGPSDDEVKDKDDASKDKKRRRRRHKSNADDSVASGTPVVQKQSASD; this is encoded by the coding sequence ATGCGTCAAAAGAGAGCTAAGTCATATAGAAAGCAACTTCTTGTCTACAGTCACACGTTTAAATTTCGTGAGCCATATCAAGTTCTGGTTGATAATCAGCTGGTATCAGAATGTAATGGTTCAAATTTCGACCTACCGAGCGGGTTAAAGAGGACTTTGCAAGCCGATGTAAAAGTCATGATTACACAGTGTTGCATACAGGCATTATATGAGACTAGAAATGAAGGTGCAATTGATTTGGCAaaacaatttgaaagacGTCGTTGTAATCACTCTTTTAAAGACCCAAAATCGCCAGCAGAGTGTATCCAAAGTGTCGTGAACGTCAACGGCGCAAATAAACATAGATACGTGGTTGCTTCGCAAGACATAGATTTAAGGAGAAAGCTGAGAACTGTTCCTGGTGTTCCTTTAATTCATTTAACTAGATCTGTTATGATCATGGAACCGCTCAGTACAGCAAGTGCTAAGGCAAGCAAGATGACCGAAGAACAGAAATTGTACAAAGGCCTCAATGACCCAAACATTGAAAAGGCAGAAGCAAATAGCAAGGGATCCGAGAAGGAATCCACGcccaagaaaagaaaggctGGCCCAAAGGCCCCCAATCCATTAAgtatgaagaagaagaagaaatctGGTCCATCAGACGATGAGGTGAAAGACAAAGATGATGCTTctaaagacaaaaaaaggagaagaaggagaCACAAAAGCAATGCTGATGACTCCGTTGCAAGCGGAACACCGGTAGTGCAAAAACAATCAGCCTCAGACTAG